ataacatatacttttttttatttgtttatttatttattaatttttcatctttttttaatttttataatatatataaaaaaaattaattaatatgtGAACCAAAGATTTACattataaacaaatatattattaaacgaataaataaaataataaaaaaaaaaaaaatagtataaaaaaattgattttgttttatcatatcagttattttatgtgaaaaaaaaaaaaaaaaaatatatatatatgtgctTCTCAGTGCAGAATCGGTTACAAAAAATGTaccataaaaaaataatataaaaaaaaaaaaaaacaagaCAAGACAACAAAAATACAAACAATAAactaataatataaaatattattaatttaaatgtaataagtataatgtttatataaatataaatcgAATGTGAAATCTATATTACATAGACAAAATTTGTGAAACATCCTAAGCCTAATGGAACACCATTTAAACATAAAAAcgtatatacatatgtattatattattttaaaatggTTCTACATGCTTATAATTGagaatgaataaatatgtatCCCAAATTTTTCAATCCAttggtatatatatatatatatatatatatattgaaaaaaaaaaagaaaggaAAATGTACACTATTAATGgattataaaatatataaatggtGAACTTAACATcatatatagaaaatatatacatacatacatacatatatatatatatatatatatatatatatatatatatatatttaaggtattcatttattttcttcttgaAATGTTCTATAAGGAAAAATgacaaattatatatttgttggacatatttttttgtgccctaaaaaaaaaaaaaaaaaacgtACACTGCTACGATGAGGCataaaaaaggatatacaaataaatatataatttatttttaaaaagatatatttcTCTTGAATTAATTTTCAAATGAAtctaataaaatttaaattttacatataaaatattataatggACATGAagtataaaattttattttattttttttcccctTTTTTCCAAAAAATAACATACAATTTtgtacaaaaataaaacataaatatataaataaataaataaataaataaatatatatatatatatatatagaaatatataatagtacaaatataatgtcatataaatataatttggtataaacatataatcatacatatatacaatcatataattaaacatagataattatatatgtcatatgtatattatatatatatatatatatataatatttttattttaatttttgctaatgaaagaaaataaacaaatattatttgaaaagGAATACCCTGAATACAATTGTATGAGAATACACTTTGACGTGTTAGACTCTACACAATTATTTTgcaaaagaaataaaaaaatgtttataaaaagtgggaaattaaaagaaaacaatACGATAATTATTAGTTGTAATATTCAAACGAACGGTATAGGGACCAGAGATACTAAAAGAAATATGGATCGTTTTTGGTTATCTGACAAGGGgaatttatttatttcatttatatttttatggaATAAAAATCAgatgaataaaataaattgtTTAGCTCAAACATGTACAGTAGCTATAAGTAAAACAAtagaatattataatttgaaAACACAAATAAAATGGATAAATGATGTTTTAAttgattataaaaaaattgcTGGATGTTTAGTAAATTTACAATATTTAGATGATATACACTTTACGGATATCTATTCtaattatgtttatattatatgtggTATAGGTATTAATGTAGAATTAATGGATGATTATAATTTGTTAACTACAAATTTTACAtctattaaaaaagaactAATTAATTCATCcaatgaaaaaaaaaaaaaaatttctaTACCATCAGTTGAACAAGTTAcagaaaaattaataaagaacttttttcttactattaataaattaagtAATCATGgtttttcttcattattagATTACATATCTATACgtcttttatataaaggaaaaaaagTTGTTATTGATCaagataataatacaattaCTGGATACTTGGATGATTTGTCTGATGATGGTTCTATAATCTTATTAGAAGAGAAGACTAGTAAAATTGTGTATATAAACCATGGACATTTGTTCTCACATGAAcaatggaaaaaaaaataatataataaaatatatatatatatatatatatatatatatatatatatatgtgaagAACATTCTtaatcaaataaaaaatatgaatatataattaagccttcataatattataactTATTTTTTAGTACATATTATAGTTCATTTGATATATAGTTAAACAATGTTATGACAAACAAAATGATGTAAGAAATATGAACACGTATGAGTTGACtattccatttttttttttatatacaacCAATTATATTAGCAtccttttaatttttttaaatattacattgttagtaatttttcttatatgGATTGCactacatatatatatatatgtatatatatttatatctttcatttatgatataatattaagaaaatatttaaaaaaaagtgaaGAATGCCACCAAgatttataatattaaaatatataattttacattttttttattctatataaaaaaaaaaaaaaaaaaaaaaaaaattaagtaAAACATAACATTATATCCTTGTATatggatatataaaaaagtataatttatattcaatatatatatgatatatatttttgtttttattttttcttttttttctactaaatgatgtaataaaaaaaaaaatatcttattatatttgtttcattttttttgaaccttttattttttataattactaaaaaaaaaaaaaaaataagtacctctttttttatatttctacaa
This is a stretch of genomic DNA from Plasmodium reichenowi strain SY57 chromosome 14, whole genome shotgun sequence. It encodes these proteins:
- a CDS encoding biotin protein ligase, putative: MKENKQILFEKEYPEYNCMRIHFDVLDSTQLFCKRNKKMFIKSGKLKENNTIIISCNIQTNGIGTRDTKRNMDRFWLSDKGNLFISFIFLWNKNQMNKINCLAQTCTVAISKTIEYYNLKTQIKWINDVLIDYKKIAGCLVNLQYLDDIHFTDIYSNYVYIICGIGINVELMDDYNLLTTNFTSIKKELINSSNEKKKKISIPSVEQVTEKLIKNFFLTINKLSNHGFSSLLDYISIRLLYKGKKVVIDQDNNTITGYLDDLSDDGSIILLEEKTSKIVYINHGHLFSHEQWKKK